In the Gossypium raimondii isolate GPD5lz chromosome 9, ASM2569854v1, whole genome shotgun sequence genome, one interval contains:
- the LOC105799005 gene encoding uncharacterized protein LOC105799005 produces the protein MGMVIIISLPLIFFCLLLGLGCYLLGRYKGRQEIRTNPEIYGVPAPPSRPAASFPSPPPPPPAAAPHNKPDSLAYA, from the coding sequence atgggtatggttataATCATCTCTTTgcctttaattttcttttgcttaTTACTTGGACTTGGATGTTACTTATTGGGAAGATATAAAGGGAGGCAAGAAATTCGTACCAATCCTGAGATTTACGGTGTACCAGCTCCGCCGTCTAGACCGGCAGCTTCTTTCCCGTCTCCTCCTCCACCACCACCGGCGGCGGCGCCACACAACAAGCCTGATAGTTTGGCCTATGCTTGA